A single genomic interval of Hevea brasiliensis isolate MT/VB/25A 57/8 chromosome 4, ASM3005281v1, whole genome shotgun sequence harbors:
- the LOC110636818 gene encoding G-type lectin S-receptor-like serine/threonine-protein kinase At4g27290 — MMRSTKHQWKTLLFYLFASFLTSIFVTPEAIDSISACQTIKNDESIVSAGGTFELGFFSPENSEYRFLGIWYTNIYSSVVWVANRETPLTDSSGVLKLEDGILTLLNQSNNIIWSSRMKIGRIVEGIDLYISSWKSIDDPSQGNFTLEIDSSGLQVILKQGMAVKARSGMWNGLGFSGMPIMKPNTLYNFTYISNQREKYFTYELLNKSVISKMVLDESGKMELFTWNDLARNWIGFSVVPMDKCDAYALCGVNGICSLSNSQTCGCLNRFIPTNWETDWRSGCARIMSLDCQKGDGFIKVFQHQIA; from the exons ATGATGAGAAGCACAAAGCATCAATGGAAAACCTTACTCTTCTACCTTTTTGCTTCTTTCTTAACCTCCATCTTCGTAACACCAGAGGCAATAGACAGCATATCTGCATGCCAAACAATTAAAAATGACGAGTCCATTGTATCGGCTGGTGGGACCTTTGAATTGGGGTTCTTCAGCCCAGAAAATTCAGAGTATCGATTCTTGGGAATATGGTACACAAATATATACAGTTCAGTGGTATGGGTTGCAAATAGAGAAACCCCACTCACTGATTCATCTGGAGTTCTAAAATTGGAGGATGGAATTCTCACTCTTCTCAACCAGAGCAACAATATCATTTGGTCTTCCA GAATGAAGATTGGAAGAATAGTTGAAGGAATAGACCTGTACATCTCATCGTGGAAAAGCATCGATGATCCTTCCCAAGGAAACTTTACGTTGGAGATTGACAGCAGTGGATTACAAGTGATTCTGAAACAAGGTATGGCAGTGAAAGCTCGATCAGGAATGTGGAATGGGCTTGGGTTTAGTGGGATGCCCATTATGAAACCAAATACCTTGTATAACTTCACTTATATTTCTAACCAGAGGGAGAAATACTTCACTTACGAGCTTCTTAACAAATCAGTAATCTCAAAGATGGTTTTGGATGAAAGTGGTAAAATGGAGCTCTTTACCTGGAATGATCTTGCTCGCAATTGGATTGGCTTCTCAGTCGTACCAATGGACAAATGTGATGCTTATGCTTTGTGTGGCGTTAATGGTATCTGCAGCCTCAGCAACAGTCAAACATGTGGATGTTTGAATAGATTTATCCCAACAAATTGGGAGACAGATTGGAGAAGTGGGTGTGCTCGGATAATGTCTTTAGATTGTCAGAAAGGAGATGGATTCATTAAGGTATTCCAACATCAAATTGCCTGA